In Iodobacter fluviatilis, one DNA window encodes the following:
- a CDS encoding response regulator, giving the protein MTDLISNARALIADDAPTVRQSLRMTLAQVGITRVDTSSSVGETRRRLRNAEYDVILCDYDFGEGMNGQELLEEIRRNGELPLSTVWFMITAEASYEKVVAVAEVGPDDYLIKPFSGSQLIDRLNIAWKKKKALQVIYDCIAEDNMQGAIDAARGLLAKPEVPYKSDLLRLLSTLLLETNQLEEARILFEEILASRLVPWAKLGLAKVYNKQGNKTKADQLLQASIVQHSQYVDAYEELANMYMNEGRLDEAMVVFDKCLAITPNNINRLQKAGNLANMLGDSAKAKTLLSRAVNCGGNSTALSANTILQLAIAAKIEDSLADAEKYLRMVQERVRKDDSHQNRISAQLASAIFSGKTEDLSKIETAMVDDDFSMELAISFIMTAHLICPPSNETETANCSAPPYRWLSILSKRFVTTKNMSGILESTANQRPAWKQFIQTTGQEITDVNNTGVQLMLKSRFNEAVALLVPEAQNTRNSRLTLSAAHASVKYLKADAPAEMRPSLLKTANELISRLRGHVDESVYLSLRNDLDELLSPSSKPSNETAE; this is encoded by the coding sequence ATGACCGACTTAATTAGCAACGCACGCGCACTTATCGCCGATGACGCGCCAACTGTTCGTCAGTCTTTACGCATGACACTTGCGCAAGTGGGTATCACCCGCGTAGACACCTCGAGCAGTGTAGGGGAAACCCGCCGTCGGCTGCGTAATGCAGAATACGACGTTATTTTGTGTGACTACGATTTTGGCGAAGGAATGAACGGCCAGGAGCTGCTTGAAGAAATTCGCAGAAATGGCGAGCTGCCGCTCAGCACGGTGTGGTTTATGATCACCGCAGAAGCCTCTTATGAAAAAGTGGTGGCCGTTGCCGAAGTTGGCCCTGACGACTACCTGATTAAGCCTTTTTCCGGCTCTCAGCTGATAGACAGGCTGAATATTGCATGGAAAAAAAAGAAAGCCCTGCAGGTTATTTATGACTGCATTGCTGAAGACAATATGCAGGGCGCCATTGACGCTGCCCGTGGTCTTCTGGCCAAACCCGAAGTCCCTTATAAATCAGATCTTCTGCGCCTGTTGTCTACCCTTTTACTGGAAACAAACCAGCTGGAAGAAGCGCGTATTTTATTTGAAGAAATTCTAGCGAGTCGCCTTGTTCCATGGGCAAAACTGGGGCTGGCCAAGGTTTACAATAAGCAGGGCAACAAAACCAAAGCCGATCAGCTACTGCAAGCCTCTATCGTGCAGCACAGCCAATATGTTGACGCTTACGAAGAGTTGGCCAATATGTATATGAATGAGGGCCGCCTTGACGAAGCCATGGTGGTCTTTGATAAATGCCTTGCAATTACACCCAACAATATTAATCGCCTGCAAAAAGCAGGCAATTTAGCCAATATGCTGGGAGACAGCGCCAAGGCCAAAACGCTGTTAAGCAGAGCAGTAAACTGTGGGGGCAACTCCACGGCCCTTTCTGCCAACACCATTTTGCAGCTAGCGATTGCAGCAAAAATTGAAGATTCACTCGCTGATGCCGAAAAATACCTGCGCATGGTTCAGGAAAGAGTCCGTAAAGACGACTCCCACCAGAATAGAATTTCCGCACAGCTCGCCTCGGCTATTTTTAGCGGCAAAACAGAAGACCTCAGCAAAATAGAAACCGCCATGGTGGATGACGACTTCAGCATGGAGCTGGCCATCAGCTTCATCATGACCGCGCATTTAATTTGCCCCCCAAGCAACGAAACAGAAACCGCCAACTGCAGTGCTCCACCCTACCGCTGGCTGTCTATCCTCTCCAAACGCTTTGTGACGACCAAAAATATGTCCGGCATACTAGAAAGCACAGCCAACCAAAGACCAGCGTGGAAGCAATTCATTCAAACCACAGGACAAGAAATCACCGATGTTAATAATACCGGCGTGCAACTCATGCTGAAATCGCGCTTTAATGAAGCGGTTGCCTTGCTTGTCCCGGAAGCACAAAACACTCGCAACTCGCGCCTCACCCTGTCTGCAGCCCACGCCAGTGTTAAATACCTTAAAGCTGACGCCCCAGCCGAAATGCGGCCATCTCTTCTGAAAACCGCCAACGAACTTATCAGCAGGCTGCGCGGGCATGTTGATGAAAGCGTTTATCTCAGCCTGCGCAATGATCTGGATGAATTACTCAGCCCTTCCAGCAAGCCCAGCAATGAAACCGCCGAATAA